ATGCGACCGCACGGCAGTCTCGGCGCCTTGACGCCAGCCGAGTTCGCAGCGTTAAAAAGACGGGAAACGCAACCGCCCGAGGAGGGCGAAAAAACCGGCGGACTCTACTTATGATTGGCGGGAAATTGGGGAGCAGGCCAATCGCGCTATGCAATCCAGTGAAAAGTGAAAAGTGAAAAGTGAAAAAGGAAAGGGCGAAAACTACCGCTCGATGCGCAGCTGAAAGATGCCGTCGCGCGCCGTGGATTCGAGCATCGCGTAACCCTCGGCCTCGGCCGCACTGGGGATGTCGCGAGCGCCGCGCGGATCGTCGAGCGTCAGTTCGAGCACCTCGCCGCGCGCCATCTGCTCCAGTCGCACCTTCGCGCGCGCCCAGTTGAGCGGACACTTAACGCCTCGCAGATCGAGGCGAACCGCAACCGCTTTGCCGCGCGCTTCCATGCCTCCCCGATTCTTACCACACCCGGCCCGCTGAGACGCGAGTCGCGCCAGTGGCGTCCGTGAATCCGCCGCGCGAAATCGCTAGGCTGGACGGATGTTCCTCGAAAGTTCCGAGCTCTACGACGCGATCTATCATTTCAAGAACTACGCCCGCGAGTGCGAGCGTCTGCGCGCTTTGATCGCGGACGCCGTGCCGGGCGCGCGCACGATCCTCGACGTCGCGTGCGGCACCGGTGAGCACGCGAAATTTTTGAAAGAGCACTACGCGATCGACGGCGTCGATCTCAACGAAAACTATCTGCGCGCCGCGCGCCTGAAAAATCCCGCCGGCCGCTACACTCGCGCCGACATGATCGACTTCGATTTGGCGGCGGCTTACGACGTGGTGACATGCCTGTTCAGCGCAATCGGTTACGTTCGCACCGCCGACCGCATGAATCGCGCGATCGCATGCATGGCGCGTCACGTAAAGCCCGGCGGCGTGCTGATCGTCGAGCCCTGGCTCACCCCCGATGATTGGAAACCCGGCGCGAGCCACATCCACGGCGGTGAAATCGGCGCCGACAAGGTCTGCCGCATGAGTCACAGCAGCCGGCAGGGCAATCTATCCGTACTGCTCCTCCACTATCTCAGGAGCCGGCCCGACGGCATCGAGCATTACAGCGAGCAGCACGAGCTCGGATTGTTCACCCGCGACGAGATGACCCGCGCGTTCGAGTCCGCGAACATGCAAGTGCGCTACGACGCCGAGGGCTTGATGGGCCGCGGCCTTTACCTCGCGCAGCAGCGCACCTAATTCGAAGAACTTGGAATCTTCATTTGATGTGAAACCCACCGTGGGTTTCACACTTCCTTGGGCAGGGGTAACCCCTGCACCTTGGTGAGCAGATAGGATGCGGGCTTCGCCCTGTTAGAAAGGTTGAGGGGAAGACGGTGGTGAGGCTCCGAGTCTTACCCCGCCCGTAACTTTGGCTCTCGAACGCGCTGCTCGATTGATTTCGCCAGCGGCGTCAGGTCGCGAATCTCTCGGCCGCGCGTTTGAGAATCGCGCGCGTCGCGTCGAGGCTTTGCGCCCCCACCAGCGGGAATTCGCCGATGAAAAACGTCGGCACGCCGCTGACGCCGCGCTGATGCGCCGCCAGCGAATTATTCTTCAGCCTCATCTCGTACTTGGGCGATTTTATCGCGTCCGCCACCGCGCCGGAGTCCAGTCCCGCTTCTGCCGCCAGCCGCGCGACGGTCTCCGCGTCGCCGATGTTCACGCCTTCATTGAAGTACGCGCGGTAGATTCGCGCTTCGAGCGCTTCGTCGCGGCCCGACTCGCGCGCAAACTCGGTTGCGGCCAGCGCGGCGCGCGAGTTGGTCAGCATGGCCGGCGGCTTCATCGAAAATCCCACCGCCTCAGCCATCGCGCTAATCCGCTTCCAGAGCGCGACTAGCGACGCGGGGTCAATCGTCTCGCGCGCCTTGTCAATCGGGATTCCTTCG
This Candidatus Binatus sp. DNA region includes the following protein-coding sequences:
- a CDS encoding class I SAM-dependent methyltransferase; amino-acid sequence: MFLESSELYDAIYHFKNYARECERLRALIADAVPGARTILDVACGTGEHAKFLKEHYAIDGVDLNENYLRAARLKNPAGRYTRADMIDFDLAAAYDVVTCLFSAIGYVRTADRMNRAIACMARHVKPGGVLIVEPWLTPDDWKPGASHIHGGEIGADKVCRMSHSSRQGNLSVLLLHYLRSRPDGIEHYSEQHELGLFTRDEMTRAFESANMQVRYDAEGLMGRGLYLAQQRT
- a CDS encoding sulfurtransferase TusA family protein, which gives rise to MEARGKAVAVRLDLRGVKCPLNWARAKVRLEQMARGEVLELTLDDPRGARDIPSAAEAEGYAMLESTARDGIFQLRIER
- a CDS encoding DsbA family oxidoreductase — translated: MALTIVMFSDYICPFCYVGFETMRRLKPEFDFQLEWRGFQIHPDWPAEGIPIDKARETIDPASLVALWKRISAMAEAVGFSMKPPAMLTNSRAALAATEFARESGRDEALEARIYRAYFNEGVNIGDAETVARLAAEAGLDSGAVADAIKSPKYEMRLKNNSLAAHQRGVSGVPTFFIGEFPLVGAQSLDATRAILKRAAERFAT